One window of the Acaryochloris sp. CCMEE 5410 genome contains the following:
- a CDS encoding DMT family transporter yields MTFKLSQAKHPWRLSAELLPFLAMLAAIVALSLAAIFIKLSERELGPFATIFNRFWVAYIVLWVWHEWESLRGSTEAVKEIEYTRRDQGLLVAAALMFWGCIALWAWSLTRTEVANSTLLHNLTPLFTTLGGWLLLQQRFDRRFVVGLVVAIIGAVALSVGDFQVSTSHLTGDLASLLSAVFSAANLMIIERLRAKFSVNTILQWCCFWGAIWTLPVVLLTEDRLFPISASGWLSVICLAIVCQVLGQGLQAFSLKRLSSGLVGILLLLDPVLAALTAWVLFAESLTLLKWTAFFVVLLGVYLAKSSDVGTHPVEEGS; encoded by the coding sequence ATGACATTCAAACTATCGCAGGCTAAACATCCTTGGAGACTTTCGGCGGAACTACTCCCATTTTTAGCCATGTTAGCGGCGATTGTGGCTTTATCCTTAGCTGCTATTTTTATCAAGTTAAGCGAACGTGAGTTGGGACCCTTTGCGACCATCTTTAATCGCTTTTGGGTGGCCTATATTGTCCTATGGGTGTGGCATGAGTGGGAGAGTCTTCGAGGGTCGACAGAAGCAGTCAAAGAAATTGAATATACTCGACGGGATCAAGGATTACTGGTTGCAGCAGCCCTGATGTTTTGGGGGTGTATTGCCTTATGGGCTTGGTCTCTGACGCGCACAGAAGTGGCAAACTCAACGCTACTGCATAATCTCACCCCTTTATTCACCACCCTGGGAGGATGGTTACTGCTACAGCAGCGCTTTGATCGTCGCTTTGTTGTGGGGCTGGTGGTAGCAATCATCGGGGCAGTGGCTTTAAGCGTTGGAGATTTCCAAGTATCAACCTCTCATTTAACAGGCGATCTGGCCTCCCTCTTATCAGCCGTCTTTTCTGCAGCCAATTTGATGATTATTGAGCGACTGAGGGCTAAATTCTCTGTCAATACCATTCTCCAATGGTGCTGCTTTTGGGGGGCAATCTGGACCTTACCTGTCGTGTTACTGACCGAAGACCGCCTATTTCCGATCTCAGCCTCGGGTTGGCTATCAGTGATTTGTCTAGCCATTGTTTGCCAAGTGTTAGGCCAGGGACTACAAGCCTTTAGTTTGAAGCGGCTGTCGTCAGGACTAGTGGGTATTTTGCTACTCCTAGATCCAGTGTTAGCAGCCCTGACTGCTTGGGTGTTGTTTGCCGAGAGCTTGACCCTATTGAAGTGGACAGCTTTTTTTGTGGTTCTATTAGGTGTCTATTTGGCTAAGTCAAGTGATGTCGGTACCCATCCTGTTGAAGAAGGATCTTGA
- a CDS encoding high light inducible protein encodes MSTQNQTFGFTSFAETLGGRLAMVGFSLAVITEVLTGQGIVGQIAALLSF; translated from the coding sequence ATGAGCACACAAAATCAAACTTTCGGATTCACTAGCTTTGCAGAGACCCTAGGTGGTCGCCTTGCAATGGTTGGTTTTTCGCTGGCCGTGATCACTGAAGTTCTAACTGGACAAGGGATTGTAGGTCAAATTGCAGCTTTACTGAGCTTCTAG
- a CDS encoding family 16 glycosylhydrolase: MRTIKSFFLSDGDDIWGGWEDLVDYIVYGRKGNDKLYGYNGNDTLFGEEGNDEIYGSLGDDSLDGGDGDDTLNGGAGNDTISGQGGNDLIFGDVSDDFLYGNDGDDLIFGFDGVDFLDGGAGQDSLYGENDNDTLYGRGGADLLDGGAGDDVLYGNGGTDVLYGYTGQDSLEGGNGHDTLDGGTGNDQLWGGKGNDSLNGGAQDDVLDGVRASNNSHSGVNTIDTLLGGEGADAFILGDSISAYYDDGNATTQGDNDYAVIQDLNRLQDSIQLHGSANDYVVSDIPTSLQSQFSGENAGIYLDTNNNGTWDSTDELVAVVENLKADSVVLSANYFDYTDNPNATDWHPANDSNWELVFQDEFDGTSLDESFWNTRYTHHNHYNGRTNLWNNEAQYYVGDNEVIDGVTYDGMDIENGTLKLLGQKLDQGITANIIDPLAGYADTQTFDYTSGMISSHNKQAFTHGYMEIRAQVPSGEALWPAFWMLPTDGGWPPEIDVMEVLGDQTDRIFTSLHYVDGQSNIASESGEQVFSNIDFSADFHTFGAQWDADKITWFVDGQALYEITHDIPDVPMYLISNLAIGGGWPGQPTANTPDQSSLNIDYVRVYQDASGILHGGLADDVLSKDLGDLAGEAGNDTLTGGTGDNHLDGGAGDDVLWGSEGLDTMMGGLGLDQFILGDASGLFYDDGDVNTSGANDYANILDFTLSDDVIQLQGSAADYVLGLAQDGVSTEIWHEQATNELIGVVSQVTLNDFSQGFAFV, encoded by the coding sequence ATGAGAACTATAAAATCATTTTTTTTAAGTGATGGAGATGATATTTGGGGTGGCTGGGAAGATCTAGTCGACTACATCGTTTACGGCAGAAAAGGTAACGATAAACTCTACGGTTATAACGGCAACGATACCCTCTTTGGCGAAGAAGGAAATGATGAGATTTACGGCAGCTTAGGGGATGATTCCCTAGATGGCGGCGATGGTGATGACACCCTAAATGGCGGTGCTGGAAACGATACGATTAGTGGCCAGGGTGGCAATGACTTGATCTTTGGAGACGTCAGTGACGATTTCCTCTACGGCAACGATGGTGATGACCTTATCTTCGGATTTGATGGCGTCGATTTCTTAGACGGTGGCGCAGGTCAAGACTCCCTTTATGGAGAAAATGATAACGATACGCTCTATGGCAGAGGTGGAGCTGACCTCCTGGATGGGGGAGCCGGAGATGATGTCCTCTATGGAAATGGCGGCACAGACGTCTTGTATGGCTATACTGGCCAAGATAGCCTAGAAGGGGGCAACGGCCATGACACCCTCGACGGTGGTACAGGTAATGACCAACTCTGGGGCGGCAAAGGCAACGACTCCCTCAATGGTGGTGCTCAAGATGATGTCCTAGATGGCGTAAGAGCCTCCAACAACAGCCACAGTGGCGTTAATACCATCGATACCTTGCTCGGCGGCGAAGGAGCCGATGCCTTCATCCTAGGAGATTCCATCTCTGCCTATTACGATGATGGCAATGCCACTACCCAGGGCGACAACGATTATGCGGTTATTCAAGACCTCAATCGCCTCCAAGACAGCATTCAACTGCATGGCAGTGCCAATGACTATGTGGTCTCTGATATTCCCACCAGCCTCCAATCTCAATTCTCTGGTGAAAATGCTGGTATCTATCTGGATACCAATAACAACGGTACTTGGGATAGCACTGACGAATTGGTCGCAGTGGTTGAAAACTTAAAAGCTGACAGTGTCGTTCTTTCAGCCAATTACTTTGACTATACCGATAACCCCAATGCCACTGACTGGCATCCAGCGAATGATTCCAATTGGGAACTCGTCTTTCAGGATGAATTTGACGGCACGTCTTTAGATGAGTCTTTCTGGAATACTCGCTATACCCACCACAATCACTACAACGGTCGCACCAACCTCTGGAATAACGAAGCTCAATATTACGTGGGTGACAACGAGGTCATTGATGGCGTCACCTATGACGGCATGGACATTGAGAACGGGACGCTTAAACTGCTGGGCCAAAAACTCGACCAGGGTATTACGGCTAACATCATCGACCCCCTTGCAGGTTATGCCGATACCCAGACCTTTGACTACACCTCCGGGATGATCTCCAGCCACAACAAGCAAGCCTTTACCCATGGCTATATGGAGATTCGGGCTCAAGTTCCCAGTGGTGAAGCCCTATGGCCAGCCTTTTGGATGCTGCCCACCGATGGTGGCTGGCCCCCAGAAATTGATGTGATGGAAGTACTCGGTGACCAAACGGATCGGATCTTCACCTCCTTACACTATGTCGATGGCCAATCCAACATTGCCTCAGAAAGTGGAGAGCAGGTGTTCAGCAATATTGACTTCAGCGCTGACTTTCACACCTTTGGTGCCCAGTGGGATGCCGATAAGATTACCTGGTTCGTGGATGGTCAAGCCCTGTATGAAATCACCCATGATATTCCTGATGTCCCCATGTACCTGATCTCCAATCTAGCGATTGGAGGCGGTTGGCCCGGGCAGCCCACTGCCAATACTCCCGACCAAAGTTCTCTCAATATTGACTATGTGCGAGTCTACCAAGATGCTTCTGGCATTCTCCATGGTGGCTTAGCCGATGATGTCTTAAGTAAGGATTTAGGAGACCTTGCGGGTGAAGCAGGTAACGACACCTTGACGGGTGGTACTGGCGACAATCACCTGGATGGTGGTGCTGGAGACGATGTGCTCTGGGGTAGTGAAGGGCTCGACACCATGATGGGCGGTCTGGGTCTGGATCAGTTCATCTTGGGAGATGCCAGCGGTCTGTTCTATGACGATGGCGATGTCAACACTAGTGGGGCGAACGATTATGCCAATATCCTGGATTTTACTCTCAGTGATGATGTGATTCAACTCCAAGGGAGTGCCGCAGACTATGTCTTGGGACTGGCTCAAGATGGCGTCTCCACAGAAATCTGGCATGAGCAAGCCACCAATGAGTTGATTGGCGTGGTTTCCCAAGTCACTCTCAATGACTTTAGCCAAGGATTTGCCTTTGTCTAA